TGGGGTACCCGCTGCTTGAATCTTGCGTGAAAAATTTTACTGTCCGACGTCAGGATTTTAAAATTTTTAGCAAGTGAAAGCACAGCGGGTCAAGGAGGAATTCAGCCGCGATTTTTTTGTTAATCCTTTTTTTCTAAAAAAAAGGATTAGAAAGGGTTTTTAATTGAAAAATTATGATGGAAAATGTTTCTCTCTCCTGCCTACAGTACTTTTGTAAAGTACTGGAAATTAGAAAAAAACATAGAGTCAATCAACTAACTGGTAGCACAAGCTTGTATATAAAAAAGGAAGATAAAGACATTGCCCTGTATCTTCCTTTTTAATTTTTTCTGTATTTGCTCTTTTATAAGAATGGACAGAAAACAACATTATTTTTTCTGTTGCTTAAGCAACCGGTATAAATGAAAGACAATTCTGGACCGCCATTACCTTTGGTTGCTGCTGCCAGTTTAGAAACGTTTAAGTCATAGCTTAAGCCAATATTAAATTCTCCAAAATCAACACGCGTTGAAAGAATAGCTGCATCACCCCAACGATACCATCCACCTACGTAAAAAGAAAAATCATCTGATGGCAACTGATTACGCTTTATCCTTACTAAACTTCCAATATTCAATTGTGAACTTGGCCCCTGATTTAAATAAATGAAACTGGGTACTAAAAACAATCTGTCAGATAAAGGAATATGTCCTCCGCCATGAACGGTTATTTTAATGTATTGTGATTCATCAATGATATCTAAAAAAGAAATGTTCGGTTGATTCAAGTGGCTGAACGAGAGACCTCCAAAATAATTGAGATCTTTTTTAGGAGTATAGCTGTAAACCATTCCAACACCCATATCCCAGTAGCGAACCCGATCATTGGGTATACTTTCCATAGAATTGGCATTCGGATCAAATCCATCCGGTCCGAACATAGCATCTGTAGTTATTTTTGTTGGGTCTATACTTCTTTGACCATAACCACCGGTAATTCCGGTAGAAAGCAAAGAACGACCTCTGTTATCAAGCGACATAGTGTATGATAGATATAAATTTACCTGATTAGTTGCTAAATCTATATCTCCCGCTTTGTCTGAAAAGAAAGTCACGCCAACTCCGCCAAAATTACTGTTTGGCATACCTGTGCCCCCTAAATTCATGTCATAAGAAGCCATTAAAGTTCTGTAATTCGCAACATTTGTCCACTGATTTCTGAAGTTAGCGGCAAATCTGTAATCACAACTATTAACACCTGTCAATGCAGGGTTTAAATATAGCGGTGCTGCATTAAACTGAGAAAAATGAATATCCTGGGACTTTAATTCACTTGTAATAAAAAATACTATCGTAAAAATGACAGCAATGCGGGTAAATATTTTCATATAAACTAACTTTTTATGGTTATAATGGTTGATTTATCACTTTAAGAGTGTAACATTTCCTTTCTTAACAAACGTCTGACCGTTATAACAAACGGCTTCTACACTATATACGTAAACTCCTGAATTTAGTTTCCTGCCTTGCCTGTCTGTTCCTCTCCATCCTACGTTATGATCATTGGTTTCAAATAGAAGCTCACCCCAACGATTATATACTCTAAAATAACGAATTTCTTTGACACCAAATAATCTTGCATATAAAATGTCATTAACCCCATCTCCATCAGGAGTAAATGTATTAGGAACAAACACCAAATCTTCATCACAGCGAACAATAACATCTAAAGTTACCTGATCGGAATTTATACAGCCCAAACCATCCGTTACCTCTATAGTATAGGTAGTTGTTGTCTCAGGATTAGCAAATGGTGAAAGACAATCAATACACGAAAGACTATCTGCAGGACTCCAGCTTATTGAAACCACATCCGGATCCGTAACTGTATTTAACTCAACCTGAGTACCCCATAGAATTTCTCTGTCTTCAATAGTCTCAACAAAAGGTAAAGGTTTAACCTCTACATTGACAGTAGCCGTTTCATAAGGGCAGACTCCATTGGTTGTAAAAAGAGTAAAGACTGTTGAAAAGGGAGGATTGGCAATTGGTGTAGCTGATTCAGGATTATCTAAATACTCTGCCGGCTCCCAAAATATTGAATCTCCATTACCACCAAACAACTGCACTTCATCACCCTCGCAAATAAGGGTATCAGGAAAAGCAAATGCAGTAGCCGGGATATCAACTCTTTGGATAGAAGTAGTTGTATCAGAACATCCAAACTCATCTATAACTATTAAATTCACGTTATAAAAACCGGAATCTGCATAGAAGTAAGTCGGATTAATATCAGAAAATGAATTACTCCCATCGCCCGTGTTCCAAATGTAATTTTGAATCTGACCATCTCCCTCAATTGAATTGTCTGCCAATAAGGCGAAATCCCCTAAACAAACATCTTCTAATAAGATTCCTGCCGTAGGCAATTCATAGACAGTAACATCATCCTCAAATGATGCCACACAACCCATGCTGTCGGTTACCATCAAGTTTACAGTATACGTTCCAAAGCCTGAATATAAATGGACCGGTTCAAAATCCCCGGAAGTATTGTTATCTCCAAAACTCCAGTCATAATCTACTATTGGAACTACAGCTGCACTAAAATTCTCAAATTCAACAGACACACCGTCACAAACATTAGAAGTTGTAAAAATGGGTTCCGGCTGAGGATTTACAAATACTGTTTCAGTAATAGTGTCACGACATCCGTTTAGGTCGATTACAACTAAACTAATTGTAAAATTTCCATTATCTGTATAGGTAAAAGTCGGATTAGGATCAGAAATTACAGAGCTTCCATCACCAAAATCCCATAACCAATCAACAATAGCTACCGGACCACTTGCATTCTCAAAAAATTCAGCTTCGTTATTCTGACAAATGGTAACAGGCAGAGTAAAGTCAGCTGCCGGCAGAGGGCTAGCATTAACCGGGACGATAGTATCATGTGTGCAGTTATCAGTATCCGTTACAGTTAAACTCACATTATAGGTGCCTGCTACATTGAAAAAATGTATAGGGTTTTGATCTGTCTGATTTGGAGAATTGTCATCAAAATCCCACAACCAGGAATTAACCGTTCCATTCAGACTAACGGATTCATCCATAAAAAATACAGTATCTCCCAAACAAGCTATCGGTTCTTCAAAAGAAGCAATTACTCTGTTTACAGTTACAATAACAGAATCCCTGTTCTCACAGTTATTGGTATCTGTATTTACTACAAAATAAGTAGTTGTTTCATTAGGGAAAGCCAAAGGATTTTCAATCCCGGGATTACTTAATCCGCTCGGCGGAGACCAATCAAAAGAAATACCACCTACAGCATTTAACTGAACAGTATCTCCAAAGCAAATAGCTGTATCTTGCGTAAGTTGAAGAGAAGGTAAGGGATTTACCTGCAGAGTCAGAGAATCAATTTTTGAACAACCGAAACTATTAATAACTTCCAAAAAGTATTGAGTAGTAGTATCGGGGAAAAAGTCCGGATTAAAAATTGAAGGATTACTTATTCCGGTGTTAGGTGTCCATATATATAATGAATCACCTGATTGAGCAAACAAGTTGACAGTATCTCCAAAACAAATGGCTGTATCACCTGATATCAAACCGTCCGGTTCAGGATAAATAATAATTTCCTGAGTAGCTGTATCTGAACAACCTAAATCATCGGTCACTATAAGGGAAACATTATAGAAACCTTCTGTTGCATAAGCATGTTGTGGGTTTTCAAGAATTGAAATAGTATTATCTCCAAAGTTCCATAGATTAACAGAAATACTTGTATCAGCTGAGGATAAGTTTTGAAAACTTAGTAATGCCGGATCACATACGATTGTATCACTTACAGTAAATGCAGCTTCCGGTTGGGGAAAAATGACAATATCCTTTAAAATGACATTGCTACACCCAAAAATATTTGTTATTGTTAAGGATACAGTAAAGGTTCCTGATGTATCGTACCAATGTTGTGGATTTTGAACAGTATCTGTATTTCCATCCCCAAAATCCCACAAATAACTTTCAACAGGGATTACTGAAGCCGATGTATCGAAAAAGCTTACTTGAGCTGGCGCACAAACAAAATTCACATCTGAGTAGAAGCCGGCAAAAGGTGTATCTATTTGTATAGGTGCAGAAGCCACTTCAACAAATACACAACCTGAGCTATCCGTTAGAATTACTAAGGGTGTAAAAGTTCCTGTATTCCAATATGTATGTGTTATAGTATCTCCGGCAAACTCAACATTTCCATCTCCAAAATCCCATATAATATCCACTGCATTTTGAGAATTTGCCTCAAAAAATACATCCAGAGGTGGGCAACCAAAGTTTGGATTAAAATCAATATCTGCTGTAGGCCCTAAAATCTCTATAAACTGTGGTTTTGTAATACTATCCACACATCCATTTGAAAAAGTAGTAATCAGTGTTACATCATAACTTCCGGGCACTGAGTATATAATTGAGGAATTCTGATTAGTTGAGGAAGAATTGTTTCCAAAATCCCATTGCCAGCCGACAGCCGGTAAGGCATAAGATGAACTATCTATAAAATTTACCAGCAAAGGAGGACAGGTTGCAAATGCAGTATCTGAAACAAAATCTACAACCGGATCCTCAATTAAAACTGCATTATTTATAGTTATTGTACTATCACAACCATTATTATCTACAACTGTAAGGGTAACATCAAAGCTACCATATGAATTATAACTATGAACAGGATTTTGCGCAGTAGAGGTATTTCCATCTCCAAAATCCCAAGAATAAGTTGCATTATTAGTAGTTTGGGATGTATTTGTAAATTGAATGTCCTGACCCAAACAATAAATAGAATCTGCCAAAGTAAATGATGGTCTGGGTTTTGTAACCCTAATGTAATTATTTCTGGTTCTCGAGTTAGTACATCCAAAAGTATCTGTTACGGTTAAAACAACAGTATAAACTCCTGGATTTTGATAAGTGTGCGTTGGAGTTTCTGCTGTTGAGGTATTACCATCACCAAAATTCCATGACCAGCTTGCAACAGTTGAATTTGGAGCCACAGTTGTATTGTTAAAATTTGTTGTTAACGGAGGGCAGCCAATTGTAGGATTTGCCGTAAAATTCGGCTGAGTTCCATAAACCTGTATATAATTAGGTAAAACCAATGTGTCGCAACATCCATTCACATCACAATTAATCATAGTCACATCATAATTACCCGGTTGCGTAAAAGTATATGAAGTACTATTGGTAGCCCCTGAGTGAAATGTCCCGGAAGGTATATACCAGCTGGTTTGATTTCTAAATTGAGAAGTATTTGTAAAGTTTACTGTTAAAGGATAACAACCTGATGTGACATTTGATGTTAGTGAAGCCGTAGGAACTGTTGCCTGAACCGTTTGTGAAATATTCTGCTGACATCCGCTAATTGTGTCCCAAACAATTAAGTTAACAGTATAAGAACCATTATTTACATAAAAGTGCTGAGGGTTTTGTTCTGTTGAAGTATTCCCATCTCCAAAATTCCACAACCATTGATTTGCTCCATCAGATTCATCTATGAAGTTAAACAACCTGAATGAGTCACATGAAACAGTATAATCAAATTCCGGTATTGGCGGGGATATTGTTATATAATCCGCAAAGACTAAAGTATCTGCACATCCATTGAAAGAGGCAATGAGAGTTATATCAAACACTCCAATATCCTCATAAATATTTGACGGAAACTGTTCCGTAGAAGTGTTTCCATCACCAAAATCCCAAAACCAGCTATTCACTCCAATTGAAGAGGAGTCAAAAAATGAAATACTTTGCTGATAGCATCCTTCAAGAGGTAAAGCTGCAAAATTTACCACCGGAGTATCGCCAACTGCAATTTGAGGTCCGTTAAAAGTTGCAATACAGCCATTTATTGTTTCAATGGTAAGTGTCGGTTGATAAAATCCTGTATCAAGATAAGTGTGCACAGGTGAAGTGTCGATAGAAACAGAGCCATCCCCAAAAGTCCAGTTATAATCGGCAATAGGAAAAAAAGCAGAACTGCTTGTATTATTAAAATTTACTTCCAGAGGTGCACAACCTGAATTCACATCTATGGTAAAACTTGCCTGAGGCGGAACAATTTGAATTAACCCTGACTCTGTAGTACTATTTGAGCAACCGGCAATATTTGAAACAGTCAGGGAGACACTATAAGTACCTGTATTTAAATAAGTATGCACAGGGTTTTGATCAGTAGAAGTATTTCCGTCCCCAAAATCCCATAACCAATCCACAGCATCTACTGAATTATCGGTAAACTGAACCGTGAAAGGAGCCTCACAAGCCAAGGAATCTGACACAGTAAAACCTGCCTGAGGATTGCCAAGCACTTCAACAAATTCAGTATATTCTAAACTTTGAGTACAACCATCCGGATAGGTTACATTGAGTGAAACATCGTACAAACCTTCTGCATTGTAAGATATAGTAGGGTTAGCCTGCGCAGATGTTTGCCCGTTTCCAAAATTCCATAAAAATACAGATGGAGAGCCGGAAGCCTGAGATGTAAACTGAAATGAATCTCCTATGCAATTTAAAGTATCATCAGCTGTAAAATCAATAGCGTAATCCTGGGTAGTTACAGCAGATGGCATGAACATAGTATCAACACAACCACTTCCGTCATCAGCTAACAAAGTAACATCAAACGTACCTTGCGTTGTATATGTGTGTACCGGATTTTCATCAGTAGAAGTATTCCCATCTCCAAAATCCCAAAAATAAGAAGTAGCAGAAGGACCTGTTGATAAATTTGTAAAGTTAACTGTAGCAGGAACTTCACAGAAAAATGTACTGTCAATACTAAAGTTTGCCTGAGGAAAAGGAGTTACCTGTATGAAATTTGACTGAGCTATGCTTGAATTACAATTAAAAGAATTTCGAACAACTAAAGTTACTGTATAATTACCAACTGCGTTATAAGTATGCGTTGGATTTTGCTGAGTGCTAATTGTCCCGTCACCAAAATCCCATGTCCAGGAATTTATAGTACCGGAATTTGCTACCGATTGGTCTGTAAAACTAACGGTTAAAGGTGCACAACCTGTAGTAGGAGAAGCAGTAAAAGCCGGGGTAGGTAATGCATTTACGGTAATAAAAGCATTTTTAACCTCAGTACTACTCCCGGTACCGTCAGAAACCGTCAAACTTACATTATAAGTACCGGGATTTGAATAAACAGCACTTGGGTTCTGATTCGTAGATGTATTTCCGTTTCCGAAATTCCAACTCCAACTTACAGGATTCCCTGTACTTTGGTCACTAAATTGAACTATCAAAGGAGCACAACCCGACGTATTCGTTACTGCAATAAAGTCCGCATCAAGCTGCGCAAGCAAACTTGTATGAAACATAAACAGTAAAAAAATAAAAGCAATAATTCTTCTCATAGGTTATACTAAATATAATACATTTTAACTACAAATAGTAGAAAAATACTAACGATTATTAAAAATTAAATCGTAAAAATTTTTAATTCCAATTTCTGTGTTTGAAGTAAAGCCCTCAGCATACTTTACGCCCAACATTTGCCCAAAATGTATAGCTCTTGATTCTAAAAAACTTAAAAATGCCGGAGAAGAAATAAATGTCTCCGGTTCATCTTGCTTATAGTTGGGATTATGAAATTGTGATTCATAAGCTAAAACAGAATTTATCTTTGCTTCCCAAAAATCTGTGATATCAATTAAAACTTGCGGTTTTAAATATTGACTTTGAATATAAAACAATATTTTAGATGGCCTCCAGGCCTCCTGTTGAATGTCTAAATAAGTTGTTTTTATTTTTTCTAAACCGGCTAAAAAACAAGCTTTTTTAATCATGTTTGAAGCTCTTGCATGATCCGGATGCCGATCTTCTTCAGCGCAGGCCAGAACTAAGTCCGGTTTGTAATGTCTAATTCTCTTTACAATCTCGATTAAGTTTGATTTGTTATGTTCAAAAAAGCCATCTTGAAAATTCAGATTTTCCCTTTCACTTATTCCAAGAATTTTTCCGGCTTTTTCAGCTTCCTTTATTCGCAATTCAGGAGTTCCTCTTGTACCTAACTCTCCGGAAGTAAAATCTACAATTGCTACCTTTTTTCCGGCTTTAACATGAAGTGCAATACTTCCTCCACAGCTTAATTCAACATCATCAGGATGAGCACCAAAGGCTAATATATCGACTTTTTTCATAAATAACACTTCGACTTAAACGGAGCCTTTCATGGCTACTTTTGTAAACAAAACTAAATACGTTAGAAATAACATAAAGTTCAAAAAACTTTACTTTTTATAATCTTATTTCTAAAATGCTTATTCTCCGTAATCACCTCTAAAAGATAAATTCCCGGAGAAATATTTTCAGGAACTGCTAGTTGTATTAATTCTCCTTTTCCTCTTTTGATTTTATTAACTATCAGACTTCCTTTCAAATCAAATAATTTCACTTCAATTTTATCGTGAATAAAATCATCCATTTCAACAAATACATCTGATACAAATGGATTAGGATAAACTTTAATTTTCTGACTGCTTAATAACTCATTTACTGAACTTATATTTGAAAGTGTTTTAAATGCATTAATTCTACCACTTCCTAACTGACCTAAATATGTGGGATTAAGCAATTCAATATTGTCAGTACCGTTTAGTATTGCATTTTTGACTTGCTCACGAGTAAAATCCGGTCTGGCATCCATTACCAAAGCAGCTAATGCAGCAACATGTGGAGCGGCCATAGATGTTCCACTTAAAAACCCATAGCTATTACCTCCTTCCAGTAGGCTTGAATAGATTCCAACTCCGGGAGCCATTACATCTACAAAAGCTCCGTAATTAGAAAATGAAGCTTTCATATCATTTTGATCAGTTGCGCCTACAGCTATGACGTTAGGATAAGCTGCCGGATAAAAAGCCTGATTCGTATTGTCATTTCCTGCGGCTGCAATTAACAATGCTCCTGAATTATAGGCAGCATTTATCAAAGCTGCAGAAGTTAATGATCCATTTTCTGAACCAAAAGACATATTAATAATATCCGCTCCGGCCTGCATAGCATAAAAAACCCCGTCATAAGCATTTGGGAGACTTTTACCAAATGACTCATCAGGAGCACACTTTACAGCTATAATGCTGCTTGAATAACCTAAAGAAGCTATCCCTGTATTATTATTTGTAACTGCAGATGCAATGCCGGCTACATGCGTCCCGTGAACCCATGACGAAGTGTCTATACTCCCCGGTGGGGGATTCGGATTAGGGTTATTATCAGAAACATCATAGCCGTTTATGTCATCTGTATATCCATTGAAATCATTGTCAACCCCATTGGGAGAGGAAGACTCTCCCGGGTTTATCCAAATGTTGGATAATAAATCCTCATGACTTAATAAAACTCCATTATCTACTATGGCAATAGTAATATCCGGTGAGCCGGTAGATATTTGCCAGGCCAGTGGTGCATTAACTTTAAACAAATTCCACTGCGCTTCATCTAAATCATTCGGTACGACTTTAAAATTTATCTGATAATCAACGGCCCGCTCGGCATAATCTAAAACAGTTGACTGATTCAGTAGATTTAAAGCATTTACTATTTCTAAATTATTGGAATAAAAAACCCGGTAAATACTTCTCAAATTACTTTCTGATGAAGCTTCGAAAGGTTGATAAAAAGTATCAACTAATAAAAGATTAAAAGCATTACTTATAAATGCTTCTGAAGTATCTAAATTTTCATTTTGATGTTCTGCAACTTTAAGATACAAAACCCCATCCAAATATTGCGCCTTAGAATATAATCCGCTGAGAAAGATAAAGAGAAAATAAATTAAAAACTTTGCTTTCATAGGTTATATTATTAAAATCAAACTATTTACAAAGGTAGTAAGAAAAGTAATAATACACTGCTATTAATGAGCAGTTTACAATTTTATAAAAGTAGCGCTGCCGGATTGCAAAAATAAACCTGCAAGCTCATGAAGCAATATAAAACAAGGGCTTTAGCGGGGGGTTGCAAATTTAGAAACAGAAACCTCTTTATTTTCTATTGAAGTAATTTCCTGATAGTATAATCTTTGTGCATTGGCATCATAAACTTCAAGTTTCATAGGAAAGCCACTTATGTTGTTATTTTCAAGTAACATTAATAAGCCTCCTGAAGAAAAAACCACAGGTAAATTGATATCTTTTAACTCCTCAATATCAGCAATCCAACAGTTTGCAATAGCTTCGGAAGATTTAATTCTATAATTTTGTGCTTCTTTTCCGGCCATTT
This Chitinophagaceae bacterium DNA region includes the following protein-coding sequences:
- a CDS encoding type IX secretion system membrane protein PorP/SprF, with the translated sequence MKIFTRIAVIFTIVFFITSELKSQDIHFSQFNAAPLYLNPALTGVNSCDYRFAANFRNQWTNVANYRTLMASYDMNLGGTGMPNSNFGGVGVTFFSDKAGDIDLATNQVNLYLSYTMSLDNRGRSLLSTGITGGYGQRSIDPTKITTDAMFGPDGFDPNANSMESIPNDRVRYWDMGVGMVYSYTPKKDLNYFGGLSFSHLNQPNISFLDIIDESQYIKITVHGGGHIPLSDRLFLVPSFIYLNQGPSSQLNIGSLVRIKRNQLPSDDFSFYVGGWYRWGDAAILSTRVDFGEFNIGLSYDLNVSKLAAATKGNGGPELSFIYTGCLSNRKNNVVFCPFL
- a CDS encoding PKD domain-containing protein, translating into MRRIIAFIFLLFMFHTSLLAQLDADFIAVTNTSGCAPLIVQFSDQSTGNPVSWSWNFGNGNTSTNQNPSAVYSNPGTYNVSLTVSDGTGSSTEVKNAFITVNALPTPAFTASPTTGCAPLTVSFTDQSVANSGTINSWTWDFGDGTISTQQNPTHTYNAVGNYTVTLVVRNSFNCNSSIAQSNFIQVTPFPQANFSIDSTFFCEVPATVNFTNLSTGPSATSYFWDFGDGNTSTDENPVHTYTTQGTFDVTLLADDGSGCVDTMFMPSAVTTQDYAIDFTADDTLNCIGDSFQFTSQASGSPSVFLWNFGNGQTSAQANPTISYNAEGLYDVSLNVTYPDGCTQSLEYTEFVEVLGNPQAGFTVSDSLACEAPFTVQFTDNSVDAVDWLWDFGDGNTSTDQNPVHTYLNTGTYSVSLTVSNIAGCSNSTTESGLIQIVPPQASFTIDVNSGCAPLEVNFNNTSSSAFFPIADYNWTFGDGSVSIDTSPVHTYLDTGFYQPTLTIETINGCIATFNGPQIAVGDTPVVNFAALPLEGCYQQSISFFDSSSIGVNSWFWDFGDGNTSTEQFPSNIYEDIGVFDITLIASFNGCADTLVFADYITISPPIPEFDYTVSCDSFRLFNFIDESDGANQWLWNFGDGNTSTEQNPQHFYVNNGSYTVNLIVWDTISGCQQNISQTVQATVPTASLTSNVTSGCYPLTVNFTNTSQFRNQTSWYIPSGTFHSGATNSTSYTFTQPGNYDVTMINCDVNGCCDTLVLPNYIQVYGTQPNFTANPTIGCPPLTTNFNNTTVAPNSTVASWSWNFGDGNTSTAETPTHTYQNPGVYTVVLTVTDTFGCTNSRTRNNYIRVTKPRPSFTLADSIYCLGQDIQFTNTSQTTNNATYSWDFGDGNTSTAQNPVHSYNSYGSFDVTLTVVDNNGCDSTITINNAVLIEDPVVDFVSDTAFATCPPLLVNFIDSSSYALPAVGWQWDFGNNSSSTNQNSSIIYSVPGSYDVTLITTFSNGCVDSITKPQFIEILGPTADIDFNPNFGCPPLDVFFEANSQNAVDIIWDFGDGNVEFAGDTITHTYWNTGTFTPLVILTDSSGCVFVEVASAPIQIDTPFAGFYSDVNFVCAPAQVSFFDTSASVIPVESYLWDFGDGNTDTVQNPQHWYDTSGTFTVSLTITNIFGCSNVILKDIVIFPQPEAAFTVSDTIVCDPALLSFQNLSSADTSISVNLWNFGDNTISILENPQHAYATEGFYNVSLIVTDDLGCSDTATQEIIIYPEPDGLISGDTAICFGDTVNLFAQSGDSLYIWTPNTGISNPSIFNPDFFPDTTTQYFLEVINSFGCSKIDSLTLQVNPLPSLQLTQDTAICFGDTVQLNAVGGISFDWSPPSGLSNPGIENPLAFPNETTTYFVVNTDTNNCENRDSVIVTVNRVIASFEEPIACLGDTVFFMDESVSLNGTVNSWLWDFDDNSPNQTDQNPIHFFNVAGTYNVSLTVTDTDNCTHDTIVPVNASPLPAADFTLPVTICQNNEAEFFENASGPVAIVDWLWDFGDGSSVISDPNPTFTYTDNGNFTISLVVIDLNGCRDTITETVFVNPQPEPIFTTSNVCDGVSVEFENFSAAVVPIVDYDWSFGDNNTSGDFEPVHLYSGFGTYTVNLMVTDSMGCVASFEDDVTVYELPTAGILLEDVCLGDFALLADNSIEGDGQIQNYIWNTGDGSNSFSDINPTYFYADSGFYNVNLIVIDEFGCSDTTTSIQRVDIPATAFAFPDTLICEGDEVQLFGGNGDSIFWEPAEYLDNPESATPIANPPFSTVFTLFTTNGVCPYETATVNVEVKPLPFVETIEDREILWGTQVELNTVTDPDVVSISWSPADSLSCIDCLSPFANPETTTTYTIEVTDGLGCINSDQVTLDVIVRCDEDLVFVPNTFTPDGDGVNDILYARLFGVKEIRYFRVYNRWGELLFETNDHNVGWRGTDRQGRKLNSGVYVYSVEAVCYNGQTFVKKGNVTLLK
- the bshB1 gene encoding bacillithiol biosynthesis deacetylase BshB1, translating into MKKVDILAFGAHPDDVELSCGGSIALHVKAGKKVAIVDFTSGELGTRGTPELRIKEAEKAGKILGISERENLNFQDGFFEHNKSNLIEIVKRIRHYKPDLVLACAEEDRHPDHARASNMIKKACFLAGLEKIKTTYLDIQQEAWRPSKILFYIQSQYLKPQVLIDITDFWEAKINSVLAYESQFHNPNYKQDEPETFISSPAFLSFLESRAIHFGQMLGVKYAEGFTSNTEIGIKNFYDLIFNNR
- a CDS encoding T9SS C-terminal target domain-containing protein; this encodes MKAKFLIYFLFIFLSGLYSKAQYLDGVLYLKVAEHQNENLDTSEAFISNAFNLLLVDTFYQPFEASSESNLRSIYRVFYSNNLEIVNALNLLNQSTVLDYAERAVDYQINFKVVPNDLDEAQWNLFKVNAPLAWQISTGSPDITIAIVDNGVLLSHEDLLSNIWINPGESSSPNGVDNDFNGYTDDINGYDVSDNNPNPNPPPGSIDTSSWVHGTHVAGIASAVTNNNTGIASLGYSSSIIAVKCAPDESFGKSLPNAYDGVFYAMQAGADIINMSFGSENGSLTSAALINAAYNSGALLIAAAGNDNTNQAFYPAAYPNVIAVGATDQNDMKASFSNYGAFVDVMAPGVGIYSSLLEGGNSYGFLSGTSMAAPHVAALAALVMDARPDFTREQVKNAILNGTDNIELLNPTYLGQLGSGRINAFKTLSNISSVNELLSSQKIKVYPNPFVSDVFVEMDDFIHDKIEVKLFDLKGSLIVNKIKRGKGELIQLAVPENISPGIYLLEVITENKHFRNKIIKSKVF